The candidate division WOR-3 bacterium genome has a window encoding:
- a CDS encoding PPC domain-containing DNA-binding protein codes for MRWKKNGPYYQLRLERGEEIIQTLTQFVQSRRLKSGTLTGLGAGTDLELGCYNLKKKKYHRRLFKGEYEICSLVGNIAWDDKTPILHIHLVISNERLTTYSGHLFAGRVAATCEIAILPGTVRLIRRLEPDSGLKLLQL; via the coding sequence ATGAGATGGAAGAAAAACGGTCCTTATTACCAGTTGCGGCTGGAACGGGGTGAAGAGATTATCCAGACCCTGACCCAGTTTGTGCAGTCAAGGCGATTGAAATCAGGGACCCTGACAGGTCTGGGCGCGGGCACAGATTTGGAACTTGGCTGCTACAACCTGAAAAAGAAAAAATATCACCGGCGCCTGTTCAAGGGTGAATACGAGATCTGCAGCCTGGTGGGCAACATCGCCTGGGATGACAAAACGCCAATTCTCCACATCCATCTTGTTATCAGCAACGAGCGGCTCACAACCTATTCCGGTCATCTCTTTGCTGGCAGGGTTGCCGCCACCTGCGAGATTGCGATTCTCCCCGGAACGGTAAGGCTTATCCGTCGGCTTGAACCAGATTCCGGGCTGAAACTCCTTCAGTTGTAA